The following proteins are co-located in the Hypomesus transpacificus isolate Combined female chromosome 23, fHypTra1, whole genome shotgun sequence genome:
- the fbxw11b gene encoding F-box and WD repeat domain-containing 11-B yields the protein MEPEMEDKTLDLMNNTFMDSQTDELSSKKTTVFKITNGPMTGSRKRPSEGNYDKEKDVCIQLFDQWSEAEQVEFVEHLISRMCHYQHGHINSYLKPMLQRDFITALPAQGLDHIAENILSFLDARSLCSAELVCKEWQRVISEGMLWKKLIERMVRTDPLWKGLSERHQWEKYLFKNRTTEVPPNSYYRSLYPKIIQDIETIEANWRCGRHNLQRIQCRSENSKGVYCLQYDDDKIISGLRDNSIKIWDKQSLECLKILTGHTGSVLCLQYDERVIVTGSSDSTVRVWDVNTGEVLNTLIHHNEAVLHLRFCNGLMVTCSKDRSIAVWDMASPTDISLRRVLVGHRAAVNVVDFDDKYIVSASGDRTIKVWSTSTCEFVRTLNGHKRGIACLQYRDRLVVSGSSDNTIRLWDIECGACLRVLEGHEELVRCIRFDNKRIVSGAYDGKIKVWDLQAALDPRAPASTLCLRTLVEHSGRVFRLQFDEFQIISSSHDDTILIWDFLNVSTNGQTEGRSPSRTYTYISR from the exons ATGGAGCCGGAGATGGAGGACAAGACATTGGATCTTATG AACAACACCTTCATGGATTCGCAAACAGACGAGCTCTCATCAAAGAAGACGACAGTGTTCAAG ATCACAAACGGTCCGATGACGGGCTCTCGGAAGCGTCCGTCGGAAGGGAACTACGACAAGGAGAAGGATGTCTGCATCCAGCTGTTCGACCAGTGGTCTGAAGCTGAGCAGGTGGAGTTTGTGGAGCACCTCATCTCACGGATGTGTCACTACCAACACGGCCACATCAACTCCTACCTCAAACCCATGCTGCAAAGGGACTTCATCACTGCACTGCCAG CTCAGGGCCTTGACCACATAGCGGAGAACATCCTGTCGTTCCTGGACGCTCGGTCGCTGTGCTCGGCAGAGCTCGTGTGTAAGGAGTGGCAGAGGGTGATTTCCGAGGGCATGCTGTGGAAGAAGCTGATCGAGCGCATGGTCCGCACCGACCCCCTGTGGAAGGGCCTGTCGGAGAGACACCAGTG GGAAAAGTACCTTTTCAAGAATCGAACCACAGAAGTTCCGCCAAACTCCTACTACCGTTCCCTCTACCCCAAAATCATCCAGGACATAGAG ACCATTGAAGCCAACTGGCGGTGTGGCCGCCACAACCTGCAGAGGATCCAGTGTCGCTCGGAGAACAGCAAGGGGGTTTACTGTCTGCAGTACGACGACGACAAGATCATCAGCGGCCTTCGAGACAACTCCATCAAG atctGGGACAAACAGTCTCTGGAGTGTTTGAAGATCCTCACAGGGCACACGGGCTCAGTGCTGTGTCTGCAGTATGACGAGCGGGTCATCGTCACCGGATCCTCCGACTCCACTGTCAG ggTGTGGGATGTGAACACAGGCGAGGTGCTGAACACTCTGATCCACCACAACGAGGCGGTGCTCCACCTGCGCTTCTGCAACGGCCTGATGGTCACCTGCTCCAAGGACCGCTCCATCGCCGTGTGGGACATGGCCTCGCCCACGGACATCAGCCTGCGGCGCGTGCTGGTGGGCCACCGCGCCGCTGTCAACGTGGTCGACTTCGACGACAAGTACATCGTCTCTGCGTCCGGGGACCGCACCATCAAG GTGTGGAGCACCAGCACGTGTGAGTTTGTGCGCACGCTGAACGGACACAAAAGGGGCATCGCTTGTCTGCAGTACCGGGACAGACTGGTGGTCAGCGGATCCTCGGACAACACTAtccg GTTGTGGGACATCGAGTGCGGGGCGTGTCTCAGGGTGCTGGAGGGCCATGAGGAGCTGGTCCGCTGCATCCGCTTCGACAACAAGAGGATCGTGAGCGGAGCCTACGACGG CAAAATCAAAGTGTGGGACCTACAGGCTGCTCTGGACCCCCGCGCCCCAGCAAGCACGCTCTGTCTGCGGACACTAGTG GAGCACTCTGGGCGTGTGTTCCGGCTACAGTTTGACGAGTTCCAGATCATCAGCAGTTCCCATGACGACACTATCCTCATCTGGGACTTCCTGAACGTGTCAACCAATGGGCAGACAGAGGGCAGGTCGCCCTCCCGCACGTATACCTACATCTCCAGATAG